In Promicromonospora sp. Populi, one genomic interval encodes:
- a CDS encoding GntR family transcriptional regulator → MARSTVSAADDPDPLWVQAANIIRAQVVDGALPASRRLPAERELCLQLGVSRVTLRKALQQLVEEGVLRSSHGRGWYVAAQQSAPEWPNTLESFTETARRKGLEPTSQVLTAVVRAASLDEAEEFGVVAGTDIFHLVRVRLLDGVPIGVDDSRVPLSLAAGLDDVDFSSSASLLAELATRGVAPVQADSMIEARGSSAEHAAPLGLAVGDPVLVMRQTLEDQSGRPVLITTITYRGDRYRLHTTFARANGHRQG, encoded by the coding sequence CGACGGTGTCGGCGGCAGACGACCCCGATCCGCTGTGGGTCCAGGCCGCGAACATCATCCGCGCGCAGGTCGTCGACGGCGCCCTGCCCGCCAGCCGCCGGCTCCCCGCGGAGCGTGAGCTCTGCCTGCAGCTCGGCGTCAGCCGCGTGACCCTGCGCAAGGCCCTGCAGCAGCTGGTGGAGGAGGGTGTGCTGCGCTCGTCCCACGGGCGCGGCTGGTACGTCGCCGCCCAGCAGTCGGCGCCCGAGTGGCCCAACACCCTTGAGTCGTTCACGGAGACGGCGCGCCGCAAGGGCCTGGAGCCCACGTCGCAGGTGCTGACCGCCGTGGTGCGAGCCGCGTCCCTGGACGAGGCGGAGGAGTTCGGCGTCGTCGCCGGCACCGACATCTTCCACCTGGTCCGGGTACGCCTGCTCGACGGCGTCCCCATCGGCGTCGACGACTCGCGCGTACCGCTGTCCCTGGCAGCCGGCCTCGACGACGTCGATTTCAGCAGCTCCGCGTCGCTCCTGGCGGAGCTCGCCACCCGCGGGGTCGCGCCGGTGCAGGCCGACTCCATGATCGAGGCCCGGGGGAGCAGCGCCGAGCACGCGGCACCGCTCGGCCTAGCCGTGGGGGACCCCGTGCTGGTCATGCGCCAGACGCTCGAGGACCAGTCGGGCCGCCCGGTGCTCATCACGACGATCACCTACCGCGGCGACCGCTACCGGCTGCACACGACGTTCGCCCGGGCGAACGGACACCGGCAGGGCTGA
- a CDS encoding SIS domain-containing protein: protein MSARRIDYRVAREGQPEALVRAAARVADQLAGLSGGALDTTGAGPLFLGMGASYAAAALPVRLLAAAGLPARREIASEVVPGGVGSARAVVGISQSGRSPETIAAVSAWPAERRWSLTNVAGSALAEVAGPRAVDLGSEPDSYASTIGYTGTLIGLTMLARATSGASVDAAHTEWHGISTAVRHLEEEAAPVIAAVADLATHPASGTPAIAADVVASGASRAASESGALLLREVCRIPSSAVVTRNYLHGEMESAGGTLHVVLGADREVRLARSLAAAGHPTLLLTSADVAAEGPLHVVRLPEATEPVRVVLETVLLQALAGTLADLRGVAIEDFVFEHDDTKVSEPVG from the coding sequence ATGTCTGCTCGACGGATCGACTACCGCGTGGCCCGCGAAGGGCAGCCCGAAGCGCTCGTGCGGGCGGCCGCGCGCGTCGCGGACCAGCTCGCCGGCCTCAGCGGCGGTGCGCTGGACACCACCGGAGCAGGCCCCCTCTTCCTCGGCATGGGCGCCAGCTACGCCGCGGCCGCCCTGCCCGTCCGGCTGCTCGCCGCCGCGGGACTGCCCGCCCGCCGGGAGATCGCTTCCGAGGTGGTCCCCGGCGGTGTGGGGTCCGCACGCGCCGTCGTCGGCATCTCCCAGTCCGGGCGCAGCCCCGAGACCATCGCCGCCGTGAGCGCCTGGCCCGCCGAGCGGCGCTGGTCGCTGACGAACGTCGCGGGGAGCGCGCTCGCCGAGGTCGCCGGACCCCGGGCCGTCGACCTCGGCTCCGAGCCCGACAGCTACGCCTCGACCATCGGCTACACCGGCACCCTGATCGGCCTCACCATGCTCGCCCGCGCCACCTCGGGCGCGAGCGTCGACGCGGCCCACACCGAGTGGCACGGGATCAGCACGGCGGTGCGGCACCTGGAGGAAGAGGCGGCACCCGTGATCGCCGCCGTCGCCGACCTCGCCACCCACCCGGCGTCCGGGACGCCCGCGATCGCCGCCGACGTCGTCGCCTCCGGCGCCTCGCGCGCCGCCTCGGAGTCGGGCGCGCTCCTGCTCCGCGAGGTCTGCCGGATCCCGAGCTCCGCCGTAGTGACCCGCAACTACCTGCACGGCGAGATGGAGTCGGCCGGCGGCACCCTCCACGTGGTCCTCGGCGCCGACCGGGAGGTCCGGCTCGCCCGCAGCCTCGCCGCCGCCGGCCATCCCACCCTGCTCCTGACGAGTGCGGACGTCGCCGCCGAAGGCCCGCTGCACGTCGTGCGGCTGCCCGAGGCCACCGAACCCGTGCGCGTGGTCCTCGAGACCGTCCTGCTGCAGGCGCTCGCGGGTACGCTCGCGGACCTGCGCGGGGTCGCCATCGAGGACTTTGTCTTCGAGCACGACGACACCAAGGTCAGCGAGCCCGTCGGATGA
- a CDS encoding N-acetylglucosamine kinase gives MTLVVGIDVGGTKSHLRVDDDGTTLVDLIVPSEGWPARSASRAARWLAPHVDAAVARAAATHPAGSAGSGGTAGPVAHVAVGAHGCETPEHCADLAAQLEPVLGLPCTVVNDAELLVPAAGLDAGIGLIAGTGSVAVGRQATTGAYLSAGGWGWVLGDEGSASALVREAARALMVRADAGAARDNLEPRLCASFGVSDLVELAARMSWDGGVERWGEHAPVVFQAADAGSSVARSVVTAGGAALAELVGGLVYRGAAGSTVVVAGGVLTAQRRLREAFTQALGRRAPGFDVVVLTEPPVAGAVVLARRAVAKEWGAATERAVATERGTVVEPGE, from the coding sequence ATGACGCTCGTCGTGGGCATCGACGTCGGCGGCACCAAGTCGCACCTGCGGGTCGACGACGACGGGACCACCCTCGTCGACCTCATCGTGCCGTCGGAGGGCTGGCCGGCCCGGTCGGCCAGCCGGGCGGCGCGCTGGCTCGCCCCGCACGTCGACGCCGCCGTCGCACGCGCGGCCGCAACGCATCCTGCTGGCTCTGCTGGCTCCGGCGGCACCGCCGGCCCTGTCGCTCATGTGGCCGTCGGCGCGCACGGGTGCGAGACCCCCGAGCACTGCGCCGACCTCGCCGCGCAGCTTGAGCCCGTGCTCGGCCTGCCGTGCACGGTGGTCAACGATGCCGAGCTGCTCGTCCCCGCGGCCGGGCTCGACGCCGGGATCGGCCTGATCGCGGGCACGGGCTCGGTCGCCGTCGGGCGGCAGGCGACTACCGGCGCCTACCTGTCCGCGGGTGGCTGGGGCTGGGTCCTGGGCGACGAGGGCTCGGCCTCCGCGCTGGTGCGCGAGGCCGCGCGCGCCCTCATGGTGCGCGCCGACGCGGGCGCGGCCCGCGACAACCTCGAACCACGGCTCTGCGCGTCGTTCGGGGTGAGCGACCTCGTCGAGCTCGCCGCCCGGATGAGCTGGGACGGCGGCGTCGAACGGTGGGGCGAGCACGCGCCCGTCGTCTTCCAGGCGGCCGACGCCGGCTCGTCCGTCGCCCGATCGGTGGTGACCGCGGGCGGTGCCGCGCTGGCGGAGCTTGTGGGCGGCCTCGTCTACCGCGGCGCGGCCGGGTCGACGGTGGTGGTCGCCGGGGGAGTGCTGACGGCGCAGCGCCGCCTCCGCGAGGCGTTCACGCAGGCGCTCGGCCGCCGGGCGCCAGGGTTCGACGTCGTTGTGCTGACCGAGCCGCCGGTCGCCGGGGCGGTAGTGCTCGCGCGCCGGGCGGTGGCGAAGGAGTGGGGTGCGGCGACGGAGCGGGCTGTGGCGACGGAGCGGGGCACAGTGGTGGAGCCGGGCGAGTGA
- a CDS encoding zinc-binding dehydrogenase, producing the protein MRVVEIVGPRTSRVVEAPEPEPGPGEVLVRTLSLGVCASERPVWTGHDGGSPARIGHELSGEVVGWGSDVYGWQVGDRVTGFAHPAFAELVAVPSRDLEPVPANVPSWAALGEPLACVVEAVSRSGIRAGARVAVFGTGFMGLVATQVVRAAGAAEVLALDVDPARLEIAARVGADATFVLPDGGSGAGSGSTGDPAVVPADLRASCDVVVEFTGTAAGLAAAGDLTRAHGTLCVGGYHHDGRRDLDVELWYRSVTIVNGFSADRGRQRAALRQGLALMAAREVTFEPLVTHRLGLDGLDDAYELFRERPAGFVKAVLEP; encoded by the coding sequence ATGAGGGTCGTCGAGATCGTCGGCCCGCGGACCTCCCGCGTCGTCGAAGCGCCCGAGCCCGAGCCCGGACCCGGCGAGGTGCTGGTCCGCACCCTCTCCTTAGGCGTCTGCGCGTCGGAGCGACCGGTCTGGACGGGGCACGACGGCGGATCGCCGGCCCGCATCGGGCACGAGCTGTCCGGCGAGGTCGTGGGCTGGGGGAGCGACGTCTACGGCTGGCAGGTCGGGGACCGGGTCACCGGGTTCGCCCACCCGGCCTTCGCGGAGCTCGTCGCCGTGCCGAGCCGCGACCTCGAGCCCGTACCCGCGAACGTGCCGTCCTGGGCGGCGCTCGGCGAGCCGCTCGCGTGCGTCGTCGAGGCCGTGTCCCGCAGCGGGATCCGTGCGGGGGCGCGCGTCGCCGTCTTCGGGACGGGGTTCATGGGTCTCGTGGCGACCCAGGTGGTCCGCGCCGCAGGCGCGGCCGAGGTGCTCGCGCTCGACGTCGATCCCGCCCGCCTGGAGATCGCGGCCCGGGTCGGCGCGGATGCCACGTTTGTGCTGCCCGACGGCGGGAGCGGCGCCGGGAGCGGCTCCACGGGCGACCCAGCCGTCGTGCCTGCCGACCTACGGGCCTCCTGCGACGTAGTCGTCGAGTTCACCGGCACTGCCGCCGGGCTGGCGGCGGCGGGCGACCTCACCCGCGCCCACGGCACGCTCTGCGTCGGCGGCTACCACCACGACGGCCGCCGCGACCTCGACGTCGAGCTCTGGTACCGCTCGGTGACGATCGTCAACGGGTTCAGCGCGGACCGTGGCCGGCAGCGGGCCGCACTGCGGCAGGGGCTCGCGCTCATGGCCGCGCGCGAGGTCACGTTCGAGCCGCTCGTGACGCACCGGCTTGGGCTCGACGGTCTGGACGACGCCTACGAGCTCTTCCGCGAACGGCCCGCGGGCTTCGTCAAGGCGGTGCTGGAGCCCTAA